A window from Oscillatoria sp. FACHB-1406 encodes these proteins:
- a CDS encoding NAD(P)(+) transhydrogenase (Re/Si-specific) subunit beta has product MNWSELIPTGIQASYLIAIGLFIVGLKKLGSPATARFGNQLAAAGMLVAIVATMLDRQVLSYGGILGAIAVGSAIGAVSAYKVAMTAMPQMVGIFNGLGGAASALVAIAEFWRVLSSGQPLSLTSEIVILLGILIGCVTLTGSLVAFAKLQELLPGAPILFPFQQSINALLLASFLGGSIYFCLYPENLAVFFGLVAISLALGILFVIPIGGGDMPVVISLLNSYSGLAAAAAGFVVNNNMLIVAGALVGASGIILTQIMCKAMNRSLTSVLFGGFGGASEVGGGGSSGTSGGSMKSIDPEEGAMMLGYARSVAIVPGYGMAVAQAQHAVRELAEMLEKSGVEVKYAIHPVAGRMPGHMNVLLAEANVPYTQLYDMDDINPQFDQTDVALVIGANDVVNPAARHDRGSPIYGMPILEVDKAKHTIVIKRGTGTGFSGVQNELFFQDRTMMLFGSARDVVAQLVNEVKQLE; this is encoded by the coding sequence ATGAACTGGAGCGAATTAATTCCAACCGGCATTCAAGCCAGTTATTTGATTGCCATCGGCTTGTTTATTGTCGGTTTGAAAAAGTTAGGTTCTCCGGCGACGGCGCGCTTTGGCAACCAATTAGCGGCAGCAGGGATGTTAGTCGCTATTGTTGCGACGATGCTCGATCGCCAAGTTTTGAGCTATGGAGGGATTCTCGGCGCGATCGCAGTTGGCAGCGCCATTGGGGCCGTTTCCGCCTACAAAGTCGCGATGACAGCTATGCCGCAGATGGTCGGCATTTTCAACGGTTTGGGCGGTGCGGCTTCGGCTTTAGTCGCGATCGCGGAATTCTGGCGAGTGCTATCGAGCGGACAACCCCTCTCCCTCACCTCCGAAATTGTCATTCTCCTCGGCATTCTCATTGGTTGCGTCACCCTCACCGGCAGTCTTGTCGCTTTCGCCAAACTGCAAGAACTCCTCCCCGGCGCGCCTATTTTATTTCCCTTCCAACAATCGATTAACGCGCTCTTACTCGCAAGTTTCCTTGGCGGTAGCATTTACTTCTGCCTCTATCCCGAAAATCTTGCTGTCTTCTTTGGCTTAGTTGCGATTTCCCTCGCCCTCGGTATCCTCTTCGTCATCCCCATCGGCGGCGGCGATATGCCCGTCGTGATCTCGCTACTCAACTCCTACTCCGGACTCGCTGCGGCGGCTGCCGGTTTTGTCGTCAACAATAATATGCTCATTGTTGCGGGCGCGTTGGTAGGCGCTTCGGGGATCATCCTCACCCAGATCATGTGCAAAGCGATGAACCGTTCGCTGACAAGCGTTCTGTTTGGCGGATTTGGGGGCGCAAGCGAAGTCGGCGGCGGCGGTTCTTCGGGAACTTCCGGCGGTTCGATGAAGAGTATCGATCCCGAAGAAGGTGCGATGATGCTGGGGTACGCGCGATCTGTTGCGATTGTCCCCGGTTACGGAATGGCAGTCGCTCAAGCACAGCACGCCGTCCGCGAACTCGCCGAAATGCTTGAAAAGTCGGGCGTTGAAGTGAAATACGCCATTCACCCCGTTGCCGGACGAATGCCGGGACATATGAACGTCTTGCTCGCCGAAGCTAACGTTCCCTACACCCAGCTTTACGACATGGATGATATCAACCCTCAGTTCGATCAAACTGATGTGGCGCTAGTGATTGGGGCGAACGATGTGGTGAACCCCGCCGCGCGTCACGATCGCGGCAGCCCGATTTATGGAATGCCAATTCTTGAAGTTGATAAAGCCAAGCATACCATTGTCATCAAACGCGGGACGGGAACTGGTTTTTCTGGCGTTCAAAATGAGTTATTTTTCCAAGACCGTACCATGATGTTATTTGGTAGCGCTCGAGACGTTGTTGCTCAATTAGTTAATGAAGTCAAACAACTCGAGTAG
- a CDS encoding NAD(P) transhydrogenase subunit alpha, whose amino-acid sequence MSAETLLTCLLVFVLASFVGFEIINKVPPTLHTPLMSGANAISGIAVLGAILVSGATNFHLPVILGLIAVILATINVVGGFLVTDRMLLMFAKKESKA is encoded by the coding sequence ATGAGTGCCGAAACATTGCTAACTTGTTTGCTGGTCTTCGTGCTGGCAAGTTTCGTTGGTTTTGAGATCATTAATAAAGTCCCGCCGACCTTGCATACGCCCTTAATGTCTGGGGCCAATGCTATTTCTGGGATTGCAGTTCTCGGAGCAATTTTAGTCTCCGGGGCAACCAACTTCCATCTCCCTGTCATTTTGGGATTAATCGCCGTTATTTTAGCAACAATTAACGTTGTCGGCGGCTTTCTTGTGACCGACCGAATGTTGCTAATGTTTGCGAAAAAAGAGAGCAAGGCTTGA
- a CDS encoding Re/Si-specific NAD(P)(+) transhydrogenase subunit alpha produces MKIAIAKEIEVGERRVASIPDTIARWVKQGWEIWVESGAGDGSFFSNDAYESVGAKIIDDPAQLWGEADVILKVAPPKPEEIERLKPGAVLVGFLNPLGNPAAIQQLQQRQITAFAMESIPRTSRAQSMDALSSQASLAGYKAVLIAAAALPKFFPMLTTAAGTIRPAKVFVIGAGVAGLSAIATARRLGAVVEAFDIRPAVKEEVQSLGAKFVEANLEEDTVAAGGYAKEISEESKRRTQDAIATHVASADAVICTAQVPGKKAPIIVTEEMVSQMKPGAVIVDIAAEQGGNCAVTEAGKDIQYKGVSIIGPINLPASMSVHASQMYAKNIATFLACLVKDGQIELDFNDDIVAETCVTYAGEIRNERVKSALEQTVNS; encoded by the coding sequence ATGAAAATAGCGATCGCGAAAGAAATTGAAGTCGGCGAACGCCGGGTTGCCTCGATCCCGGATACAATTGCGCGTTGGGTCAAACAAGGTTGGGAAATTTGGGTCGAGTCGGGCGCGGGAGACGGCTCGTTTTTTAGTAACGATGCTTATGAATCCGTCGGCGCTAAAATCATCGACGATCCCGCCCAACTCTGGGGCGAAGCCGACGTTATTCTGAAAGTCGCACCCCCTAAACCCGAAGAAATCGAACGCCTGAAACCAGGTGCAGTTTTGGTGGGATTCCTCAATCCCCTCGGCAATCCGGCGGCAATTCAACAGTTACAACAGCGCCAAATTACCGCCTTCGCAATGGAATCGATCCCGCGCACCAGTCGCGCCCAAAGCATGGATGCGCTTTCTTCGCAAGCCTCCCTAGCGGGATATAAAGCTGTTTTAATCGCCGCCGCAGCGCTCCCAAAATTTTTCCCGATGCTGACGACAGCAGCAGGAACAATTCGTCCGGCTAAGGTTTTCGTTATTGGTGCGGGCGTAGCGGGATTGAGTGCGATTGCGACGGCGCGGCGCTTGGGTGCAGTCGTCGAAGCGTTTGACATTCGCCCTGCCGTCAAAGAAGAAGTGCAAAGTTTGGGGGCTAAGTTTGTTGAGGCGAATCTGGAAGAAGACACCGTAGCAGCCGGAGGATACGCTAAAGAAATCTCCGAAGAATCCAAACGGCGTACCCAAGACGCGATCGCAACCCACGTCGCCAGTGCCGATGCGGTTATCTGTACTGCCCAAGTTCCCGGTAAAAAAGCGCCGATTATCGTCACTGAAGAAATGGTCTCCCAAATGAAGCCGGGAGCCGTCATTGTCGATATTGCTGCCGAACAGGGCGGTAACTGCGCCGTCACTGAAGCCGGAAAAGACATTCAATATAAAGGCGTTAGCATTATTGGCCCGATTAATCTTCCGGCTTCTATGTCCGTCCACGCCAGTCAAATGTATGCCAAAAATATCGCGACATTTTTAGCGTGTTTGGTGAAAGATGGGCAAATCGAGCTAGATTTCAACGATGATATTGTTGCCGAAACCTGCGTTACTTATGCTGGAGAGATTCGTAACGAACGGGTGAAATCTGCGCTGGAACAAACCGTCAATAGTTAA
- a CDS encoding DUF2808 domain-containing protein, translating to MSAIAATGCLLAGFSAPILAQNNSGLTIFSGVERPNQLGYYLDFGGNRDQRDRYRLRVPSDKMELGVKTFAISYPDYYDGKFDVDSVEVVAEGQSIPIDEVVWNKPDRVLLIYLADPIEAGKSVELVLSNVRNPRWGGTYYFEGRAAAPGDVPLPRYLGTWIVSIQ from the coding sequence GTGTCTGCGATCGCTGCGACAGGTTGCCTCTTAGCGGGCTTTAGCGCGCCGATTTTAGCCCAAAATAACTCCGGATTGACGATTTTTAGTGGGGTCGAGCGTCCCAATCAACTCGGATACTACCTGGATTTTGGCGGCAACCGCGACCAACGCGATCGCTATCGCCTCCGCGTCCCTAGCGACAAAATGGAACTCGGCGTAAAAACCTTCGCCATTAGCTATCCGGATTACTACGACGGTAAATTCGATGTCGATAGCGTTGAAGTGGTTGCTGAAGGTCAATCGATTCCCATTGATGAAGTCGTTTGGAACAAACCCGATCGCGTCCTCTTAATCTACCTCGCCGACCCAATCGAAGCTGGCAAATCCGTCGAACTTGTCCTCTCCAACGTCCGCAATCCGCGCTGGGGCGGAACCTACTACTTTGAAGGACGCGCTGCTGCCCCCGGCGACGTTCCCCTCCCCCGTTACCTCGGCACCTGGATTGTCAGCATTCAATAA
- the rpmH gene encoding 50S ribosomal protein L34 yields the protein MTQRTLGGTNRKRKRTSGFRARMRTPNGRRVISARRRKGRHRLAV from the coding sequence GTGACTCAGCGTACTTTAGGTGGCACCAATCGCAAACGCAAAAGAACATCCGGGTTCCGCGCTCGAATGCGTACCCCCAACGGTCGCCGGGTTATTAGCGCCCGTCGCCGTAAAGGTCGCCATCGTTTGGCAGTCTAA
- the rnpA gene encoding ribonuclease P protein component, producing the protein MGLPKINRLHRRDFQVVYQQGFSRHSSHLKLKALPARGNAGIEEGQQLPASQFGITISRKISKKAVARNRVKRQLRAALRQLLPQIPRGWKMIFVVKPRATECKYEHFLRELEQLLSQAEAIDGH; encoded by the coding sequence GTGGGATTGCCAAAAATAAATCGGCTTCATCGACGGGATTTTCAGGTCGTTTACCAACAGGGCTTTTCCCGCCATAGCTCGCATTTGAAGTTGAAAGCACTTCCGGCCCGTGGAAACGCTGGGATAGAGGAAGGACAGCAGCTTCCTGCGAGCCAGTTTGGTATTACTATCAGTCGAAAAATCAGCAAGAAAGCCGTCGCTCGCAACCGAGTCAAACGTCAATTACGAGCGGCTCTGCGGCAATTGCTCCCCCAAATTCCCCGAGGCTGGAAAATGATTTTTGTGGTGAAACCCAGAGCCACCGAGTGCAAATATGAACATTTTTTGCGAGAATTAGAACAGTTGTTGTCGCAAGCGGAGGCGATCGATGGGCATTAA
- a CDS encoding PH domain-containing protein, producing MGIKETTFYEGGPHIGDLIVNILLGFTVICLPLTVGAIVRALWLRYKITDRRISVTGGWQGRDRTDIIYSEIVRIVKVPRGIGLWGDMVVTLRDKSRLELRAVPRYREIYDYIAERTADKTGRSLEEIKS from the coding sequence ATGGGCATTAAAGAAACAACCTTTTATGAAGGCGGCCCCCATATTGGGGACTTGATCGTTAATATTCTGCTCGGTTTTACCGTTATTTGTTTGCCGCTGACCGTAGGAGCTATAGTACGGGCGCTATGGCTGCGCTATAAAATTACCGATCGCCGTATTTCCGTTACCGGTGGCTGGCAGGGACGCGATCGAACCGATATCATTTACTCAGAGATCGTCAGAATCGTTAAAGTTCCGCGCGGGATCGGATTGTGGGGCGATATGGTTGTCACCCTGCGCGATAAAAGTCGTTTGGAATTGCGCGCAGTTCCCCGCTATCGCGAAATCTACGACTACATTGCCGAACGCACTGCTGATAAAACCGGACGTTCCCTCGAAGAGATTAAGAGTTAA
- the yidC gene encoding membrane protein insertase YidC — MDFGIGFLTTNIMLPILDFFYRIVPSYGFAIIALTLAIRFAVYPLSAKSIRSMRRTKIAQPVMQKRVKEVQERHKDDPAKLQQEMGEIYKEFGNPLSGCLPILLQMPILFALFATLRGSPFTDINYTVDVQIFPKEQVELVQPQVFATKPQNIYIDNGLHYPVTALLPAGNKLVVGEKTQAEFQTPEGKSLEALIAQQGNEEVKPVWKVTKGEERLKVQPDGTIEALAPGEATLQGTIHGLAANKGFLFIKALGQVGATAPDGSINWDIVGMVIFFGLSTYVSQNLTNKSDSSSAALNEQQQQQQAIGKITPIIFSAMFLFFPLPAGVLMYMVVANIFQTVQTFILMREPLPENLQKLVAQQEKEEQRKAGRDQLPFERSKRSKKKEKTSG; from the coding sequence ATGGATTTTGGTATCGGATTTCTTACCACAAACATCATGTTGCCGATCCTGGACTTCTTCTACAGGATCGTTCCCAGCTACGGCTTCGCCATCATCGCACTCACCCTTGCGATTCGCTTCGCCGTCTATCCCCTCAGCGCGAAATCGATTCGCAGCATGAGACGCACGAAAATCGCTCAACCCGTAATGCAAAAGCGGGTGAAAGAAGTGCAAGAACGCCATAAAGACGATCCGGCGAAGCTCCAGCAGGAGATGGGAGAAATCTACAAAGAATTCGGCAATCCGCTATCCGGATGCTTGCCAATTCTCCTGCAAATGCCGATCCTGTTCGCCCTTTTCGCAACCTTGCGGGGATCGCCATTTACCGATATCAATTACACCGTTGACGTACAGATTTTTCCCAAAGAACAAGTCGAACTGGTTCAACCCCAAGTTTTCGCTACAAAACCCCAGAACATCTATATCGATAACGGCCTTCACTATCCCGTTACCGCACTCCTCCCCGCAGGTAACAAATTAGTCGTCGGCGAAAAAACTCAAGCAGAATTCCAAACGCCAGAGGGTAAAAGCCTTGAAGCTTTAATCGCCCAGCAGGGGAACGAGGAAGTTAAACCCGTTTGGAAAGTCACTAAAGGCGAAGAACGCCTTAAGGTTCAGCCAGACGGGACTATCGAAGCCCTAGCCCCCGGCGAAGCGACTTTACAAGGTACGATTCACGGACTGGCAGCGAACAAAGGCTTCCTCTTTATTAAAGCCCTCGGACAAGTAGGAGCAACGGCTCCCGACGGTAGTATTAACTGGGATATTGTCGGGATGGTGATCTTCTTCGGACTCAGTACCTATGTCAGCCAAAATCTGACGAATAAATCCGATAGCTCGAGTGCCGCCCTCAACGAGCAACAACAACAGCAGCAAGCGATCGGCAAGATTACACCAATTATCTTCTCGGCGATGTTTCTGTTCTTCCCCCTACCGGCAGGGGTGCTGATGTATATGGTAGTGGCGAATATTTTCCAAACCGTGCAAACCTTTATTTTGATGCGGGAACCACTGCCAGAAAACTTGCAAAAATTGGTTGCCCAGCAGGAAAAAGAAGAACAGCGCAAAGCCGGACGGGATCAATTACCCTTCGAGCGCAGCAAGCGTTCTAAGAAGAAAGAAAAGACTTCGGGTTAG
- a CDS encoding R3H domain-containing nucleic acid-binding protein → MNEQEQRGKQWLERLLGVMGFPASVTVKNMETVEGLQPWLEIDGSAWSAERINALIGDRGKTIDAIQYLANTLLNISVSSDLQQAFVIELDGYRAKRQTELQALVVEIADRVRETGQPETLESLSSAERRQVHNLFKEYADLIAESHGVEPHRRLVVSLAEEAEEPIATV, encoded by the coding sequence ATGAACGAACAAGAACAACGGGGGAAACAATGGCTCGAACGCCTGCTCGGAGTCATGGGTTTTCCGGCTAGCGTCACCGTCAAAAATATGGAAACCGTTGAGGGATTGCAGCCTTGGTTGGAAATTGACGGAAGCGCTTGGAGCGCAGAACGAATTAACGCGCTAATTGGCGATCGCGGCAAAACCATCGACGCAATTCAGTATCTAGCGAATACGCTCTTAAATATTTCAGTTTCTTCTGACTTGCAACAAGCATTTGTCATCGAACTGGATGGCTACCGAGCGAAGCGGCAAACCGAATTACAAGCGTTAGTGGTTGAAATTGCCGATCGCGTCCGCGAGACCGGACAACCGGAAACCCTCGAGTCCCTCTCTTCGGCAGAACGGCGACAGGTGCATAACTTGTTTAAAGAATATGCCGATCTGATCGCTGAAAGTCACGGCGTAGAACCCCATCGCCGTCTTGTTGTCAGCTTGGCGGAGGAAGCAGAGGAACCTATCGCTACGGTATAA
- a CDS encoding YceD family protein, with protein MEAIYIPQIQSAKDRKETLQFEEFLPDLETLTPVRGQLSVTHRKTFLEVTVEAETIVTLCCDRCLQHYNRRLALNTSELIWLEDEDGDSLPSEREIALEDLSEILPPQGYFDPNRWLYEQFCLAMPAQQLCGNNCRGIEVDRAEHEGKIDNRWAGLAALKDRFSPEQSG; from the coding sequence ATGGAAGCGATTTATATTCCGCAAATCCAGAGCGCGAAAGATCGCAAGGAAACCCTTCAGTTTGAAGAATTTCTGCCCGATTTAGAGACGCTAACGCCGGTGCGAGGACAGTTGAGCGTGACGCACCGGAAGACGTTTTTAGAAGTGACAGTCGAGGCGGAAACGATTGTAACTTTGTGTTGCGATCGCTGCTTGCAACATTACAATCGCCGTCTCGCGCTGAATACCAGCGAACTGATTTGGCTGGAGGACGAGGACGGCGACTCGTTACCATCCGAACGAGAAATCGCCTTAGAAGACTTGTCGGAAATCCTGCCGCCCCAAGGTTATTTCGATCCAAATCGCTGGCTTTACGAGCAGTTTTGCCTTGCCATGCCCGCTCAACAACTTTGCGGCAACAACTGTCGGGGGATTGAAGTCGATCGCGCAGAACATGAAGGCAAGATCGATAATCGCTGGGCAGGTTTAGCAGCGTTAAAAGACCGATTTTCGCCCGAACAATCGGGTTAA
- a CDS encoding AAA family ATPase yields the protein MNFNEEFELLLRACYPLLYIPTAEEERLEAAIAQSAKRVGSRNLYLWDFVEGYRDNPNNTGFGRRNPLQALEWVEKLPESAAGIFILRDFHRFLEDVSISRKLRNFARSLKSQPKNIVIVAPEISIPSELTEVLTVVDFPLPSASEIETEVKRLLGASNSALDGKLIDELVRAARGLSLERIRRVLTKAIATRGYLEPEDVELVLEEKRQTIRQTQILDFYPATEQISDIGGLDNLKDWLLRRGGAFSDRARTYGIPHPRGLLLAGIQGTGKSLTAKAIAHHWHLPLLRLDVGRLFGNLVGESESRTRQTITLAEALAPCILWIDEIDKAFAGFDGKGDSGTSSRVFGTFITWLSEKRSPVFVVATANNVRELPPEMLRKGRFDEIFFVGLPSQEERKAIFEVHLSRLRPHSLKNYDIDRLAYETPDFSGAEIEETLVEAMHIGFSQNRDFTNDDILEAASQIVPLARTATEQIQFLQSWAASGRARLASRSQRLGSPIEPLNDEL from the coding sequence ATGAATTTTAACGAAGAGTTTGAATTACTGCTGCGTGCCTGTTATCCCTTACTCTACATTCCCACAGCCGAAGAAGAACGCTTAGAGGCTGCGATCGCGCAGTCCGCCAAACGAGTCGGTTCCCGTAACCTCTATCTCTGGGATTTTGTCGAAGGTTATCGCGATAACCCCAACAATACAGGCTTTGGTCGCCGCAATCCCTTGCAAGCCCTCGAATGGGTAGAAAAACTACCTGAATCCGCCGCAGGCATTTTTATTTTGCGGGATTTCCATCGTTTCCTCGAAGATGTATCGATTTCTCGCAAATTACGAAATTTTGCCCGCAGCCTTAAATCCCAACCGAAAAATATCGTTATCGTCGCGCCAGAAATTAGCATTCCCTCCGAATTAACCGAGGTTTTAACCGTCGTTGATTTCCCCTTGCCGAGCGCATCAGAAATCGAGACAGAAGTCAAGCGATTGCTCGGAGCCAGTAATAGCGCCCTCGATGGTAAACTGATCGACGAACTGGTGCGAGCAGCGCGCGGCTTATCTTTAGAACGGATTCGACGAGTTTTAACTAAAGCGATCGCAACTCGAGGCTACCTCGAACCCGAAGATGTCGAACTCGTCCTCGAAGAAAAACGGCAAACCATCCGCCAGACGCAAATCCTCGACTTCTACCCCGCCACCGAACAAATTTCTGATATCGGCGGACTCGATAACCTCAAAGATTGGCTGCTGCGGCGCGGCGGCGCATTTAGCGATCGCGCCCGCACCTACGGAATCCCCCACCCGCGCGGCTTACTCCTCGCTGGAATTCAAGGGACGGGCAAATCACTAACTGCAAAAGCGATCGCCCATCACTGGCATCTCCCCCTTCTCCGCCTCGATGTCGGGCGCTTATTCGGCAACCTCGTCGGCGAATCCGAATCCCGCACGCGCCAAACCATCACCCTCGCCGAAGCCCTCGCCCCTTGTATCCTCTGGATTGACGAAATCGACAAAGCCTTCGCTGGATTCGACGGTAAAGGCGACTCCGGTACGAGTAGCCGCGTCTTCGGAACCTTCATCACCTGGCTCTCTGAAAAGCGATCGCCCGTATTTGTCGTCGCCACCGCCAACAATGTCCGCGAACTCCCCCCCGAAATGTTGCGCAAAGGACGCTTCGACGAAATCTTCTTCGTCGGCTTGCCCTCCCAAGAAGAACGCAAAGCAATTTTTGAGGTACACTTATCCCGATTGCGGCCTCACAGCCTGAAAAACTACGACATCGATCGCCTCGCCTACGAAACTCCCGACTTCTCCGGCGCAGAAATCGAAGAAACCCTCGTCGAAGCCATGCACATCGGCTTTAGTCAAAATCGCGATTTCACCAACGACGATATCTTAGAAGCCGCTAGTCAAATCGTCCCTCTCGCACGAACCGCCACCGAACAAATTCAATTCCTACAAAGCTGGGCGGCTTCTGGCAGAGCGCGCCTCGCTTCCCGGAGTCAACGGCTTGGCAGCCCTATCGAACCCTTGAACGATGAGTTGTAA
- a CDS encoding SH3 domain-containing protein: MSRASRIFQIFFGFIIGIVILAGASAAAAYYFLTRLTDTPPKPVFSEELPKKTAPKAAKPASKTEKTTPTPQPSQEVSPKPPEELEPGAYKARVTWSEGLSLRDEPTTDGNRVGGVAFKEELIVIKDSDDGKWQKVRIPSSNTEGWIKSGNIEKIDEKTEDKQNGQ; this comes from the coding sequence ATGTCCCGAGCTTCCCGTATTTTCCAAATCTTTTTCGGCTTTATTATCGGTATCGTAATTTTAGCGGGTGCGAGTGCCGCCGCCGCCTATTACTTTCTCACCCGCTTAACAGATACTCCGCCCAAACCCGTATTTAGCGAAGAATTACCGAAAAAAACCGCTCCAAAAGCAGCAAAGCCTGCATCCAAAACTGAAAAAACCACGCCAACTCCTCAACCGAGCCAAGAAGTTTCTCCTAAACCCCCTGAAGAACTCGAACCCGGAGCGTATAAGGCCCGCGTCACTTGGTCGGAAGGGCTGAGCTTGCGAGACGAACCAACGACAGATGGAAATCGAGTTGGTGGTGTTGCTTTTAAAGAAGAACTGATTGTGATTAAAGACAGCGATGACGGAAAATGGCAAAAAGTTCGCATTCCCAGCAGTAATACCGAAGGGTGGATCAAATCGGGAAATATAGAAAAGATTGACGAAAAAACAGAGGACAAACAAAACGGGCAATAG
- a CDS encoding right-handed parallel beta-helix repeat-containing protein, which produces MATLTVTNSNDSGTDSLRAAIAAAKAGDTLQFSSTLAGQTITLTSGQLLIDKNLTIDATAASGLTISANNASRVIDIASNLNVTLRGLTIANGKTTGVAIDGAGGGIRTGTGVTLNLQNSVVRNNFANGDGGGGLWASNDSNVTVTKTRFESNSTNGYQAQGSVGERGGGAIAIGSNSSLNVSDSTFTGNTGINGGAINTVLSTLTVSTSTFKGNDTTKGGTFGPDTRGYGGAIYTDGGKKGIDDTMSITNSRFDGNKGAGQGGALFLYAYPGGDSITLQNSTIISSYVAKDTQNLSLGGGIRIGGGGSFTMTNTTVANNRALDQGGGLYVSEGSPVTINNSTFCGNAANSFDGKSGLGGAMLLSNDPKTSIVNSTIANNYAGFQGGAFWGGGSNTTLKNTLVSGNKAYNGGNNWNVNHDTGTTFINGGGNVGYNPHNANDTKVVPSITVSDPLLCAFVDNGTALQTPLKPGNTQVTAGATPAS; this is translated from the coding sequence ATGGCTACTCTTACGGTTACGAATAGCAACGATAGCGGTACAGACTCTTTACGGGCAGCGATCGCGGCAGCCAAAGCCGGAGACACGCTGCAATTTTCTTCCACCCTAGCTGGCCAAACGATTACCCTCACCAGCGGTCAATTGCTTATCGACAAAAACTTAACCATCGATGCAACGGCGGCTTCCGGTTTAACCATCAGCGCTAATAACGCCTCCCGCGTCATCGATATCGCCTCCAACCTTAATGTCACCTTGCGCGGTCTTACCATTGCCAATGGAAAAACTACCGGAGTTGCGATAGATGGTGCGGGCGGAGGCATTCGCACGGGTACGGGCGTGACGCTAAATCTGCAAAATAGCGTCGTCCGCAACAATTTCGCTAATGGCGACGGCGGCGGTGGACTCTGGGCGAGCAATGATAGCAATGTCACCGTCACCAAGACCCGCTTTGAGTCTAACAGCACCAACGGCTATCAGGCCCAGGGTAGTGTTGGCGAACGGGGCGGCGGCGCGATCGCGATCGGAAGTAACAGCAGCCTCAACGTCAGCGACAGCACCTTTACCGGCAACACCGGGATTAATGGCGGTGCGATTAATACCGTCCTCAGCACCCTCACCGTCAGCACTTCCACCTTCAAAGGCAACGACACAACTAAAGGCGGTACATTCGGTCCGGATACGCGAGGCTACGGCGGTGCGATCTATACCGATGGCGGCAAAAAAGGGATCGACGATACCATGTCAATTACGAACAGTCGCTTTGACGGCAATAAAGGTGCCGGACAAGGCGGCGCGCTATTCCTGTATGCCTACCCCGGAGGCGATAGTATTACCCTCCAAAACAGCACGATTATTAGCAGTTACGTTGCTAAAGATACCCAAAACCTATCCCTCGGGGGGGGAATTCGTATCGGTGGCGGCGGCAGTTTCACGATGACCAATACCACCGTTGCCAATAACCGCGCTCTCGACCAAGGGGGCGGACTGTATGTATCGGAAGGTTCGCCAGTTACAATTAACAACAGTACGTTTTGTGGAAACGCTGCCAACTCTTTCGATGGTAAATCGGGTTTAGGCGGTGCAATGCTCCTATCGAACGATCCCAAAACTTCGATTGTTAATAGCACGATTGCCAACAACTACGCCGGATTCCAAGGTGGCGCTTTTTGGGGCGGCGGCTCGAATACCACGCTCAAGAATACCTTAGTGAGCGGGAACAAGGCTTACAATGGTGGCAACAACTGGAATGTGAATCACGACACGGGGACGACTTTTATTAATGGCGGCGGTAACGTCGGTTATAATCCCCACAATGCCAACGATACGAAAGTGGTTCCCAGCATAACCGTTAGCGATCCGCTCCTCTGTGCTTTTGTGGATAACGGGACAGCTTTGCAAACTCCATTAAAACCGGGCAATACCCAAGTGACGGCGGGGGCAACTCCGGCGAGCTAA